A region of Mycolicibacterium brumae DNA encodes the following proteins:
- a CDS encoding universal stress protein, translating to MTILVGYPLKLRSKAVTNLAAALARTRGEDLVVCVVAPAPWMPGMSRADQGYRAYIDELTEEAFGHARADLPDDVKATYTSVQAKSAPVGLMEAAEQHKASAIVVGSSDSGQFGYISLSSVADRLLHSSPIPVAVATRGYRNTVGSVKRVTLAFTGGKHNTGLLVFARTLAASYGCELRLASFAVHLSPPETARFNTERGQVLDEWTENIYAAAERALDDNPGDTPRPEIVIGHGEDWDDAFESIEWEPGDLLVLGSSEAGPIERVFLGSRATKIVRHSPVPVLVVPRRIVKAHAD from the coding sequence GTGACGATCCTCGTCGGCTACCCGCTGAAACTGCGTTCCAAGGCGGTGACCAATCTGGCCGCCGCCCTGGCCCGCACCCGCGGCGAGGACCTGGTGGTCTGCGTGGTCGCCCCGGCGCCCTGGATGCCCGGCATGTCCCGCGCCGACCAGGGCTACCGCGCCTACATCGACGAGCTGACGGAGGAGGCCTTCGGGCACGCCCGCGCGGACCTGCCCGACGATGTCAAGGCGACCTACACCAGCGTGCAGGCCAAGTCCGCGCCCGTCGGCTTGATGGAGGCCGCCGAGCAGCACAAGGCCAGCGCGATCGTGGTGGGCTCCTCAGACTCCGGGCAGTTCGGCTATATCTCGCTGTCCAGCGTCGCCGACCGATTGCTGCACAGCTCCCCGATCCCGGTCGCGGTGGCCACCCGTGGGTACCGCAACACCGTCGGTTCGGTGAAGCGGGTCACGCTGGCGTTCACCGGCGGCAAGCACAACACCGGCTTGCTGGTGTTCGCCCGCACGCTGGCCGCCAGTTACGGCTGCGAGCTGCGGCTGGCGTCGTTCGCGGTGCATCTGTCGCCGCCGGAGACCGCGCGGTTCAACACCGAACGCGGCCAGGTGCTCGACGAGTGGACCGAGAACATCTACGCCGCGGCCGAACGCGCCCTGGACGACAATCCGGGCGACACCCCGCGCCCGGAGATCGTCATCGGGCACGGCGAGGACTGGGACGACGCGTTCGAGAGCATCGAATGGGAACCCGGCGACCTGCTGGTGCTCGGCTCCAGCGAGGCCGGGCCGATCGAGCGGGTGTTCCTCGGTTCCCGGGCCACCAAGATCGTTCGGCATTCGCCGGTCCCGGTGCTGGTGGTGCCCCGCCGAATCGTGAAGGCCCACGCCGAC
- a CDS encoding amino acid permease, translating into MESALRRKPVNVITAETGVDGGGGGDLKRSIGLIGLASIGIGGTIGTGIFFILSEAVPIAGPAVIWSFVIAAIVAGLTALCYAELAGAIPVSGSSYSYAYTTLGEAVAIGVGACLLLEWGVAGAATSVGWSQYVNQFLMNVFNFELPHALANAPEEGGWVNLPAMVLILMCTLLLIRGASESAKVNAAMVAVKLIVLLGFIAIGSFGFDSENLVPFNPHGIGGIGLAASIIFFTFVGLDGVAAAGEEAKNPRRNLPLALMISLIVVTLMYVAVAFVAIGAQPAEEFEGQRAGLAKILENVVGSSWPGTALAVGAIISIFSVTLVSVYGQTRILFAMSRDGMISPVFHKVNPRTLAPVQNTIIVGAVIAILAGFIPINFLAEMTSVGTLAAFVTVSIGVIILRKRAPELPRSFKVPLYPITPILSVLGALWIIVQLRPITLVVFVAWIGLAMIWYVLYARKHSKLEAHVPPVSGGHR; encoded by the coding sequence ATGGAAAGCGCGCTCCGGCGCAAACCGGTGAATGTGATTACCGCTGAAACCGGAGTCGACGGCGGCGGGGGCGGTGACCTCAAGCGCAGCATCGGCCTGATCGGCCTGGCGTCCATCGGCATCGGCGGCACCATCGGCACCGGTATTTTCTTCATCCTCTCCGAGGCGGTCCCGATCGCCGGACCGGCCGTCATCTGGTCCTTCGTCATCGCCGCGATCGTGGCCGGCTTGACCGCGCTGTGTTACGCCGAACTGGCCGGCGCCATCCCGGTGTCGGGGTCGTCGTACTCCTACGCGTACACCACCCTCGGCGAGGCGGTCGCCATCGGCGTCGGCGCCTGCCTGCTGCTGGAATGGGGTGTGGCCGGCGCGGCCACCTCGGTCGGCTGGTCGCAGTACGTCAACCAATTCCTGATGAACGTCTTCAACTTCGAGTTGCCGCACGCGCTGGCGAACGCCCCCGAAGAGGGCGGCTGGGTCAACTTGCCGGCGATGGTGCTGATCCTGATGTGCACCCTGCTGCTGATCCGGGGCGCCAGTGAGTCCGCCAAGGTCAACGCGGCCATGGTCGCGGTCAAGCTGATCGTGCTGCTGGGCTTCATCGCGATCGGCTCGTTCGGCTTCGACAGCGAGAACCTGGTTCCGTTCAACCCGCACGGCATCGGTGGCATCGGCCTGGCGGCCAGCATCATCTTCTTCACCTTCGTCGGTCTCGACGGTGTTGCGGCGGCCGGTGAGGAAGCCAAGAACCCGCGGCGCAATCTGCCGCTGGCGCTGATGATTTCGCTGATCGTGGTCACCCTGATGTACGTCGCGGTGGCGTTCGTCGCGATCGGCGCGCAGCCGGCCGAGGAGTTCGAGGGCCAGCGCGCCGGCCTGGCGAAGATCCTGGAGAACGTCGTCGGCTCGTCCTGGCCGGGCACCGCGCTGGCCGTGGGCGCCATCATCTCGATCTTCAGCGTCACCCTGGTTTCGGTGTACGGCCAGACCCGCATCCTGTTCGCGATGTCCCGCGACGGCATGATCTCCCCGGTGTTCCACAAGGTGAACCCGCGGACGCTGGCCCCGGTGCAGAACACCATCATCGTCGGCGCCGTCATCGCCATTCTGGCCGGCTTCATCCCGATCAACTTCCTCGCGGAGATGACCAGCGTCGGCACCCTGGCCGCGTTCGTCACGGTGTCCATCGGCGTGATCATCCTGCGCAAGCGCGCCCCCGAACTGCCCCGCAGCTTCAAGGTGCCGCTGTACCCGATCACTCCGATCCTGTCGGTGCTCGGCGCGCTGTGGATCATCGTCCAGTTGCGCCCCATCACCCTGGTGGTGTTCGTCGCCTGGATCGGCTTGGCGATGATCTGGTACGTGCTCTACGCCCGCAAGCACTCCAAGCTCGAGGCCCACGTCCCGCCGGTTTCGGGAGGACACCGGTGA
- a CDS encoding DUF899 domain-containing protein: protein MTTPLPPIVDQQTWQQELDALRTREKAATRELDAIAAQRRRLPMVELPDYTLDSESGPIRLADVFDGRSQLITYHHMWNPGAQWQCGGCTGYTAQFREPRFLDNYDARFVVVTQGPIDEALAYKKKVGNQLPWYSTANSPFGADVGAPPRAGFAVNVFLRDGDRVFRTWHTDGRGTEQLSYTFAMIDLLPYGRREDWQDSPEGWPQTPAYTGWMDSPDIARIYGDN, encoded by the coding sequence ATGACCACCCCGCTGCCCCCGATCGTCGACCAGCAGACCTGGCAACAGGAACTCGACGCACTCCGCACCAGAGAAAAGGCCGCCACCCGCGAACTCGACGCGATCGCCGCCCAGCGCCGCCGACTGCCGATGGTCGAATTGCCGGACTACACCCTGGATTCCGAATCCGGGCCGATTCGGCTGGCGGATGTCTTCGACGGCCGGTCGCAATTGATCACCTACCACCACATGTGGAACCCGGGCGCGCAGTGGCAGTGCGGCGGCTGCACCGGATACACCGCGCAATTCCGTGAGCCGCGGTTCCTGGACAACTACGACGCCCGGTTCGTCGTCGTCACCCAGGGCCCGATCGACGAAGCGCTGGCCTACAAGAAGAAGGTCGGCAATCAACTGCCCTGGTATTCAACCGCCAACAGCCCGTTCGGCGCCGATGTCGGCGCGCCGCCGCGAGCCGGGTTCGCGGTGAACGTCTTTCTGCGCGACGGTGATCGAGTGTTCCGCACCTGGCACACCGACGGCCGCGGCACCGAGCAGCTCAGCTACACCTTCGCGATGATCGACCTGCTGCCCTACGGCCGGCGCGAGGACTGGCAGGACTCCCCCGAGGGGTGGCCGCAAACCCCCGCCTACACCGGCTGGATGGACTCACCGGACATCGCCCGGATCTACGGCGACAACTGA
- a CDS encoding TetR/AcrR family transcriptional regulator, translating into MYTFARTGVNGLAEKAGYHHGDLATALVEAGLALTRAGGPEALTIRAATRQAGVSPNAAYRHFADREALLAAVGSAIETRMALQMAAEFPAAPAGRSLLAAVGLGYIRFALAEPGWFSVAFFSAGAEVSDSPPFLALVAALDAMVAEGSLALESRDGAEWPCWSAVHGFAELALRGPLRGASAEQLDALAARTVDDIIAGVCGAPGRD; encoded by the coding sequence ATGTACACTTTCGCGCGGACGGGGGTCAACGGGTTGGCTGAGAAGGCGGGCTATCACCACGGCGATCTGGCCACCGCGCTGGTCGAGGCGGGGCTGGCGCTGACCCGCGCCGGCGGCCCGGAGGCGTTGACCATTCGGGCCGCCACCCGGCAGGCCGGCGTCTCGCCGAATGCCGCCTACCGGCACTTCGCCGACCGCGAAGCGCTGCTGGCCGCCGTCGGCAGCGCCATCGAGACCCGGATGGCGCTGCAGATGGCCGCCGAGTTCCCCGCCGCGCCCGCCGGCCGTTCGCTGCTGGCAGCCGTCGGGCTGGGCTACATCCGATTCGCGCTGGCCGAGCCGGGCTGGTTCTCGGTCGCCTTCTTCTCCGCTGGCGCCGAGGTGTCGGATTCGCCGCCCTTCCTGGCGCTGGTCGCCGCGCTGGACGCCATGGTGGCCGAGGGTTCGCTGGCGCTGGAGTCTCGCGACGGAGCGGAGTGGCCGTGCTGGTCGGCCGTGCACGGATTCGCCGAACTGGCGCTGCGCGGGCCGCTGCGGGGCGCCTCCGCCGAGCAGCTGGACGCGCTGGCGGCCCGGACCGTCGACGACATCATCGCGGGCGTGTGTGGAGCCCCCGGTCGGGATTGA
- a CDS encoding HNH endonuclease, with translation MRTCRGCGSALTKRSQKSFCSNACQRAAERAERTKHWLETGEASCAGSHRLHYIRLHLAQAQSGRCAICGCSDVWQGEILAFVLDHIDGNPDNNRPENLRLVCPNCDSQLPTYKSRNRGHGRAFRRTRYANGQSY, from the coding sequence ATGAGAACATGTCGCGGCTGCGGTTCGGCTCTCACGAAACGCAGCCAGAAGAGTTTTTGCAGTAACGCCTGCCAGCGTGCGGCTGAGCGTGCAGAACGAACCAAGCACTGGCTGGAGACCGGTGAGGCGTCGTGCGCGGGCTCCCACCGGCTTCATTACATCAGGCTGCACCTCGCTCAGGCGCAGTCCGGGCGCTGCGCCATCTGCGGCTGCTCAGATGTGTGGCAGGGCGAAATTCTCGCGTTCGTGCTGGACCACATTGACGGCAACCCGGACAACAATCGACCGGAGAACCTCCGGCTGGTCTGTCCGAACTGCGACTCGCAGTTGCCGACGTACAAGAGTCGCAACCGCGGCCATGGTCGGGCGTTCCGTCGGACGAGGTACGCCAACGGTCAGTCGTACTGA
- a CDS encoding response regulator transcription factor has product MTSTEPASATKAEPEARVLVVDDEANIVDLLSVSLKFQGFEVHTASSGPEALAAAREIRPDAVILDVMMPGMDGFGVLRRLRDDGIDAPALFLTARDSLEDKIAGLTLGGDDYVTKPFSLEEVVARLRVILRRVGKGVEAPKTNRLKFADIELDEDTHEVWKAGEPVSLSPTEFTLLRYFVINAGTVLSKPKILDHVWRYDFGGDVNVVESYVSYLRRKVDTGEKRLLHTLRGVGYVLREPR; this is encoded by the coding sequence ATGACGAGCACTGAACCTGCGTCGGCGACCAAGGCCGAACCGGAAGCCCGGGTACTCGTCGTCGACGACGAGGCCAACATCGTCGACCTGTTGTCGGTGAGTCTGAAGTTCCAGGGCTTCGAGGTGCACACCGCCAGCAGCGGCCCCGAGGCGCTGGCCGCCGCCCGTGAGATCCGCCCGGACGCGGTGATCCTCGACGTGATGATGCCCGGCATGGACGGTTTCGGGGTGCTGCGCCGGCTGCGCGACGACGGCATCGACGCCCCGGCGCTGTTCCTCACCGCGCGGGACTCTCTGGAGGACAAGATCGCCGGGCTCACCCTCGGCGGCGACGACTACGTCACCAAGCCGTTCAGCCTGGAGGAAGTGGTGGCCCGGCTGCGGGTTATCCTGCGCCGGGTCGGCAAGGGCGTGGAGGCCCCGAAGACCAACCGGTTGAAGTTCGCCGACATCGAGCTCGACGAGGACACCCACGAGGTGTGGAAAGCCGGCGAGCCGGTCTCGCTGTCGCCGACCGAGTTCACCCTGCTGCGCTACTTCGTCATCAACGCCGGCACCGTGCTGAGCAAACCGAAGATCCTCGACCACGTCTGGCGCTACGACTTCGGCGGCGACGTGAACGTGGTCGAGTCCTACGTGTCCTACCTGCGGCGCAAGGTCGACACCGGGGAGAAGCGACTGCTGCACACGCTGCGCGGCGTCGGCTACGTGCTCCGCGAACCGCGTTAG
- a CDS encoding sensor histidine kinase gives MVAAVLVLVASGLLASGVAVTTILRHNLIDRVDQSLVSALDSWAQAPRQLAKDMPNPGRPPSKFYVSGVDSAGRTWMAINDRGAEPDLPAGKDVGRVPITIGSRDGSGVSWRVVSQRGPDGSLTTVARDLRDTEATVRELVFAQAGMAFCMLLLLAIAGYALVNRSLRPLREVEKTAAAIADGELESRVPERDPRTEVGRLSLALNGMLAQIQTAMADREASAEHAKQSEHRMRRFITDASHELRTPLTTIRGFAELYRQGAARDVDMLMSRIESEATRMGLLVEDLLLLARFDAQRPLEQRCVDLLTIASDAVHDARSVAPQRLITLEVFDGPGTPEVLGDDARLRQVLSNLVANALQHTPPSASITVRVGTEGQDAVLEVVDQGPGMDPEEAQRVFQRFYRTDASRNRSSGGAGLGLSIVDSLVRAHLGRVSVSTDVGQGCRFRVAIPRLVGDDDTADAPDSADAADAPDSADAPDAVDAPHSAVEEVVAVSPALPARP, from the coding sequence ATGGTCGCCGCGGTGCTGGTGCTGGTGGCCTCCGGCCTGCTGGCCTCCGGCGTCGCCGTCACCACCATCCTGCGGCACAACCTGATCGACCGGGTGGACCAATCCCTGGTGAGCGCGCTGGACAGCTGGGCGCAGGCCCCCCGACAGCTTGCCAAGGACATGCCGAACCCGGGCCGTCCGCCGTCGAAGTTCTATGTCAGCGGTGTGGATAGTGCGGGCCGCACCTGGATGGCCATCAACGATCGCGGCGCCGAACCGGATCTGCCCGCCGGCAAGGACGTGGGCCGGGTGCCGATCACCATCGGATCCCGCGACGGTTCCGGGGTCAGCTGGCGGGTGGTCTCCCAGCGCGGCCCGGACGGTTCGCTGACCACCGTCGCCCGGGACCTGCGTGACACCGAAGCCACCGTGCGGGAGCTGGTGTTCGCCCAGGCCGGGATGGCGTTCTGCATGCTGTTGCTGTTGGCCATCGCCGGCTACGCGCTGGTGAATCGGAGTCTGCGGCCGCTGCGCGAGGTGGAGAAGACCGCTGCGGCCATTGCCGACGGCGAGCTGGAAAGCCGTGTGCCCGAACGTGATCCGCGCACCGAGGTCGGCCGGCTGTCGCTCGCGCTGAACGGCATGCTGGCCCAGATCCAGACCGCGATGGCCGACCGGGAGGCCTCCGCCGAACATGCCAAGCAGTCCGAGCACCGGATGCGCCGATTCATCACCGACGCCAGCCACGAACTGCGCACTCCGCTGACCACCATCCGTGGATTCGCCGAGCTGTACCGCCAGGGCGCCGCGCGGGACGTGGACATGCTGATGTCTCGCATCGAAAGCGAAGCCACCCGGATGGGTCTGCTGGTGGAGGACCTGCTGCTGCTCGCCCGCTTCGACGCGCAGCGCCCGCTGGAGCAGCGGTGCGTCGACCTGCTCACCATCGCCAGCGACGCGGTGCACGACGCGCGTTCGGTGGCCCCGCAGCGACTGATCACGCTCGAGGTGTTCGATGGACCCGGCACGCCCGAGGTCCTCGGCGACGACGCCCGGCTGCGGCAGGTGCTGTCCAACCTGGTCGCCAACGCGCTGCAGCACACCCCGCCGTCGGCGTCCATCACGGTGCGGGTCGGCACCGAGGGGCAGGATGCGGTGTTGGAGGTCGTCGACCAGGGCCCCGGGATGGATCCCGAGGAGGCCCAGCGGGTGTTCCAGCGCTTTTATCGGACCGACGCCTCCCGCAACCGGTCCAGCGGCGGCGCCGGGCTCGGGTTGTCCATCGTCGACTCGCTGGTCCGGGCGCATCTCGGCCGGGTCAGCGTGAGCACCGACGTCGGGCAGGGCTGCCGGTTCCGGGTCGCCATCCCGCGTCTGGTCGGTGATGACGACACCGCCGACGCCCCGGACTCTGCGGACGCCGCGGACGCTCCGGACTCGGCGGACGCTCCGGACGCTGTGGACGCTCCGCACTCCGCCGTCGAAGAGGTTGTGGCGGTCAGCCCTGCTCTGCCAGCGCGGCCTTGA
- a CDS encoding HIT family protein, producing MATIFTKIINGELPGRFVYEDDEFVAFLTIEPMTQGHTLVVPRAEIDQWQDIDPEVNARLMTVAQKIGQAVVTAFDAPRAGLLVAGLEVPHLHVHVFPLRNLTDIGFAGVDRNPSPESLDEAQAKIKAALAEQG from the coding sequence ATGGCCACCATTTTCACCAAGATCATCAACGGCGAACTGCCCGGGCGCTTCGTCTACGAAGACGACGAGTTCGTCGCGTTCCTGACCATCGAACCGATGACCCAGGGCCACACGCTGGTGGTTCCCCGCGCCGAGATCGATCAGTGGCAGGACATCGACCCGGAGGTCAACGCCCGGCTGATGACCGTCGCGCAGAAAATCGGGCAGGCCGTGGTGACGGCGTTCGACGCGCCGCGGGCCGGCCTGCTGGTCGCCGGGCTGGAGGTGCCGCACCTGCACGTGCACGTCTTCCCGCTGCGCAACCTCACCGACATCGGGTTCGCCGGCGTGGATCGCAATCCCTCCCCGGAATCCCTCGACGAGGCTCAGGCCAAGATCAAGGCCGCGCTGGCAGAGCAGGGCTGA
- the purD gene encoding phosphoribosylamine--glycine ligase, giving the protein MRVLVIGSGAREHALLLALARDPQVEALAVAPGNAGTAAIAEQRDIDATNGAEVVALARGFGADLVVIGPELPLVAGVADAVRAAGIPCFGPSREAAQIEGSKQFAKDVMSAAGVRTAVSEIVDNPAKLDSALNRFGPPAGQAAWVVKDDGLAAGKGVVVSADRDVARAHAAALLDDGHPVLLESFLDGPEVSLFCVVDGETVVPLLPAQDFKRVGDGDTGPNTGGMGAYSPLPWLAAETVDAIVEDVVKPVAAEMVRRGTPFTGLLYAGLAITSSGPAVVEFNCRFGDPETQAVLSLLESPLGQLLHAASTGSLDSFGALSWRDGSAVTVVVAAEHYPGRPRTGDVITGASAPGVLHAGTARRDDGAVVSSGGRVLSVVGAGADLSAARADAYAKIAGIKLAGSHFRTDIAKTAAGE; this is encoded by the coding sequence GTGCGCGTCCTCGTAATCGGATCCGGTGCCCGTGAACACGCTCTGCTGCTGGCCTTGGCCCGCGACCCGCAGGTGGAAGCCTTGGCGGTGGCCCCCGGCAACGCCGGCACCGCGGCGATCGCCGAACAGCGCGACATCGACGCCACCAACGGCGCCGAAGTGGTCGCGCTGGCCCGCGGATTCGGGGCCGACCTGGTGGTGATCGGGCCCGAGCTGCCGCTGGTCGCCGGCGTCGCCGACGCGGTGCGTGCCGCCGGCATCCCCTGTTTCGGGCCGAGCCGGGAGGCCGCCCAGATCGAGGGGTCCAAGCAGTTCGCCAAGGATGTGATGAGCGCGGCCGGTGTGCGGACCGCTGTGAGTGAGATCGTGGACAATCCGGCCAAGCTGGATTCGGCGCTGAACCGCTTCGGCCCGCCGGCCGGGCAGGCCGCCTGGGTGGTCAAGGACGACGGCCTGGCCGCCGGGAAGGGTGTGGTGGTCAGCGCCGACCGCGACGTCGCCCGCGCGCACGCCGCCGCGCTGTTGGACGACGGGCACCCGGTGCTGCTCGAGTCCTTCCTTGACGGACCCGAGGTGTCGCTGTTCTGCGTGGTCGACGGCGAGACCGTGGTGCCTCTGCTGCCCGCGCAGGACTTCAAGCGCGTCGGCGACGGCGACACCGGCCCTAACACCGGCGGCATGGGCGCCTACTCGCCGCTGCCCTGGCTGGCTGCCGAGACGGTCGACGCGATCGTCGAGGATGTGGTGAAACCCGTTGCCGCCGAGATGGTTCGGCGCGGAACCCCGTTCACCGGGCTGCTCTACGCCGGGCTGGCCATCACGTCATCGGGGCCCGCGGTGGTGGAGTTCAACTGCCGCTTCGGCGACCCGGAAACCCAGGCCGTGTTGTCGCTGCTGGAATCGCCATTGGGCCAGCTCCTGCATGCCGCTTCGACTGGCTCCCTTGATTCCTTCGGTGCGCTTTCTTGGCGCGACGGCTCGGCTGTGACGGTGGTGGTCGCCGCCGAGCACTACCCGGGCCGGCCCCGCACCGGCGACGTGATCACCGGGGCTTCTGCGCCGGGCGTGCTGCACGCCGGCACCGCCCGCCGCGACGACGGCGCCGTCGTCTCTTCCGGTGGCCGAGTGCTGTCGGTGGTCGGCGCCGGCGCCGACCTGTCCGCCGCCCGCGCCGACGCCTACGCCAAGATCGCCGGAATCAAGTTGGCCGGCAGCCACTTCCGCACCGATATCGCCAAGACCGCGGCAGGGGAGTAG
- a CDS encoding PPE family protein, which produces MTAPVWMAAPPEVHSTLLNSGPGAGPLLAAAASWTSLSAEYADTATELSAVLASVEAGSWEGSSAAQYLVSHLPFLAWLSQASTNSAALAAQHETAAAAYSGAVATMPTMAELTANRTTQAVLASTNFLGINTVPMAINEANYIRMWIQAAATMAAYDLTAGTAVRSAPITDVAPPILAVGDGDATANVMSARAMSTAADSGFRIPNPLYDWLVANDPIDKWLAGVSEHFHGMYVQLRDIIFDPINTAIRLGEAIASEGLGAIGPSGSMANVFFLFAYGAVFALIGTPLYPAFAAPAAIALPIALGLGGMGNYLDAYAEPPAEAAPEQPQLAASVPAGNPTPTAGATATGGASSATTPAPSPAPTTPAPASPTVVYAVGGDDPGIGFGPGLRSGAQAAESASESAYVGASAAAAAAAAARRKARRKRHQGGDANVRAYRYEFLDATPDPEPTEPERPTVVAGGKGAGTVGFTGVTGPKHLGVAGLTVLAADDETPVEPMLPSDWERN; this is translated from the coding sequence ATGACTGCACCGGTGTGGATGGCGGCGCCGCCTGAGGTTCACTCGACCCTGCTCAATAGCGGGCCGGGCGCTGGTCCGTTGCTGGCCGCAGCCGCCTCCTGGACGTCGCTCAGCGCCGAATATGCCGACACCGCAACGGAACTCAGCGCTGTGCTGGCCTCGGTGGAAGCGGGTTCCTGGGAGGGTTCGTCGGCGGCGCAGTACCTGGTGTCGCACCTGCCCTTCCTCGCCTGGCTGTCCCAAGCGAGTACGAACAGCGCGGCGCTGGCCGCCCAGCACGAGACCGCCGCCGCCGCGTACAGCGGCGCGGTGGCGACCATGCCGACCATGGCCGAGCTAACCGCCAACCGGACCACCCAGGCGGTTCTTGCCTCCACAAATTTCCTGGGGATCAACACCGTCCCCATGGCGATCAACGAGGCGAACTACATCCGGATGTGGATTCAGGCCGCCGCCACCATGGCCGCCTACGACCTGACCGCGGGCACGGCCGTGCGTTCCGCGCCGATCACCGATGTCGCCCCGCCGATCCTGGCCGTCGGCGACGGGGACGCCACCGCCAATGTCATGTCGGCCCGCGCCATGAGCACCGCCGCCGACTCCGGGTTCCGGATCCCCAACCCGCTCTATGACTGGCTGGTGGCCAATGACCCGATCGACAAGTGGCTGGCCGGCGTCTCCGAGCACTTCCACGGCATGTACGTGCAGCTGCGCGACATCATCTTCGACCCGATCAACACTGCGATCCGGTTGGGCGAGGCGATCGCCAGCGAGGGCCTCGGCGCGATCGGGCCATCCGGATCGATGGCCAATGTGTTCTTCTTGTTCGCCTACGGCGCTGTCTTCGCGCTGATCGGCACGCCGCTATACCCGGCGTTCGCCGCCCCCGCGGCGATCGCCCTGCCGATCGCTCTGGGTCTCGGTGGCATGGGCAATTACCTCGACGCGTACGCCGAGCCGCCGGCCGAGGCCGCCCCCGAGCAGCCGCAGCTGGCCGCCAGCGTTCCGGCGGGCAACCCGACGCCGACGGCCGGCGCCACCGCCACCGGCGGGGCGTCGTCCGCGACGACGCCCGCGCCCTCCCCGGCGCCGACGACCCCCGCCCCGGCGAGCCCGACCGTCGTCTACGCCGTCGGCGGCGACGACCCGGGCATCGGCTTCGGCCCGGGGTTGCGCAGCGGCGCCCAGGCCGCGGAGTCGGCCTCGGAGTCCGCCTACGTCGGCGCGTCCGCCGCAGCCGCCGCGGCAGCGGCCGCCCGACGCAAAGCCCGTCGCAAGCGCCATCAGGGCGGCGACGCCAACGTGCGCGCCTACCGCTACGAATTCCTGGACGCCACACCGGATCCCGAGCCGACGGAACCGGAGCGACCCACCGTCGTCGCCGGCGGCAAGGGCGCGGGAACCGTCGGGTTCACCGGCGTCACCGGACCCAAGCACCTCGGCGTCGCGGGCCTGACCGTGCTGGCCGCCGACGACGAGACTCCCGTCGAACCGATGCTGCCCAGCGACTGGGAGCGAAACTAG
- a CDS encoding alpha/beta hydrolase, whose translation MIAAMPDISRRTALRLGFGAAAGLAGAAVVSSLGAPVPFAAPAPTMSTGSFISTARRGTKVNWAIARPPGQGGPLRPVIALHGKDGNAASVMAGGVENGLAQAVAAGLPPFAVVSVDGGNGYFHQRASGDDSGAMVLDELLPLLAEQGLDTSRVAFLGWSMGGYGALLLGGRLGAGRTAAITAVSPALWLSSGASAPGAFDGPEDFAANNVFGMPGLAGIPIRIDIGYDDPFYDATQDFIAQLPSPPAGGASPGGHDGAFWSSQLSAELDWMAPLLTA comes from the coding sequence ATGATTGCCGCCATGCCAGACATCAGCCGTCGCACCGCCTTGCGACTCGGGTTCGGCGCGGCCGCCGGGTTGGCCGGCGCGGCCGTGGTCAGTTCGCTGGGCGCCCCGGTCCCGTTCGCCGCCCCGGCGCCCACCATGTCCACCGGATCGTTCATCTCGACCGCGCGCCGCGGCACGAAGGTCAACTGGGCCATCGCCCGCCCGCCCGGGCAGGGCGGGCCGCTGCGGCCGGTGATCGCGCTGCACGGCAAGGACGGCAACGCCGCCTCGGTGATGGCCGGCGGAGTGGAGAACGGATTGGCTCAGGCGGTGGCGGCCGGGTTGCCGCCGTTCGCGGTGGTCTCCGTCGACGGCGGCAACGGCTACTTCCACCAGCGGGCCTCCGGCGACGATTCCGGCGCGATGGTGCTCGACGAGCTGCTGCCGCTGCTCGCCGAGCAGGGCCTGGACACCTCGCGGGTGGCGTTTTTGGGCTGGTCGATGGGTGGCTACGGCGCGTTGCTGCTCGGCGGCAGGTTGGGCGCGGGTCGCACCGCGGCGATCACCGCGGTCAGCCCGGCGTTGTGGCTGTCCTCGGGCGCCAGCGCGCCCGGGGCGTTCGACGGGCCCGAGGACTTCGCCGCCAACAATGTGTTCGGCATGCCGGGGCTTGCAGGCATCCCGATCCGCATCGACATCGGCTACGACGACCCGTTCTACGACGCCACCCAGGATTTCATCGCGCAGCTGCCCAGCCCGCCGGCCGGCGGCGCCTCCCCGGGCGGGCACGACGGCGCGTTCTGGAGCTCGCAGTTGTCCGCCGAGCTGGACTGGATGGCCCCGCTGCTGACGGCTTAG